One window of the Ammospiza caudacuta isolate bAmmCau1 chromosome 9, bAmmCau1.pri, whole genome shotgun sequence genome contains the following:
- the NPS gene encoding neuropeptide S encodes MELNLHLCFKHANHSLCRLNSVFILWVSMTLVCSGFPVGPSMSANPLYLSCQLDGRWDPCLVLLSSCLSRVGRAEELPLGKPLHKRSFRNGVGAGIKKTSFRRAKS; translated from the exons ATGGAGCTGAATCTCCATCTGTGCTTCAAGCATGCAAATCACAG TCTATGCAGGTTGAACTCGGTTTTCATCCTGTGGGTCTCCATGACTTTGGTGTGCTCGGGTTTCCCAGTTGGCCCTTCCATG AGCGCCAACCCGTTGTATCTGAGCTGCCAGCTGGACGGGAGATGGGATccgtgcctggtgctgctgagcagctgcctgtccagggtgggcagggccgaggagctgcccctggggaAGCCTCTCCACAAAAGGTCCTTCCGCAACGGCGTCGGAGCGGGAATTAAAAAAACTTCCTTCCGAAGGGCAAAGTCCTGA